Proteins encoded together in one Triticum dicoccoides isolate Atlit2015 ecotype Zavitan chromosome 7B, WEW_v2.0, whole genome shotgun sequence window:
- the LOC119338678 gene encoding mitochondrial outer membrane import complex protein METAXIN-like, with amino-acid sequence MASATTAAAEWEAAARKTLVARKPGFGLPTACPTCLPVLLYLRMSQVPFDIHVDYRFPDADHIPYVEFGECVAFNNENGGVIEYLREEKIVDLTSKHPSVSYSDVLSTKAMISTWLADALQYELWVANDGAHGSIARDIYFSDLPWPIGKVLHWKKIRDVKRLMDITKLNAAEKEEEIYRRATAAYDALSTKLGDQSFLFDDSPTDADALLLGHVLFVLNALPASSMLRSYLQNYDNLVKYAEDIKVQLVEVGSSSAGSASSDLPSSSTPRKTSSSGQSYKPKPKAKKERTEEEKKSRRRTKYFLAAQLISVLAFLSIMGGVDSSELDDDYDMEYED; translated from the exons ATGGcatcggcgacgacggcggcggcggagtgggagGCCGCGGCGCGGAAGACGCTGGTGGCGCGGAAGCCCGGCTTCGGGCTCCCCACCGCCTGCCCAACCTGCCTCCCCGTCCTCCTCTACCTCCGCATGTCCCAGGTCCCCTTCGACATCCACGTCGACTACCGCTTCCCCGACGCCG ATCACATACCATATGTTGAATTTGGCGAGTGTGTCGCATTCAACAATGAGAATGGAGGTGTAATTGAGTATCTCAGGGAGGAGAAAATTGTTGACTTGACCTCAAAACACCCAAGCGTTTCTTACTCTGATGTACTATCCACAAAGGCCATGATTTCGACCTGGCTTGCTGATGCTCTGCAATACGAACTTTGGGTGGCAAATGATGGGGCTCATGGGAGCATTGCACGAGACATCTACTTTTCTGATCTCCCCTGGCCTATTGGAAAGGTACTCCACTGGAAGAAAATTAGAGATGTGAAGCGACTAATGGATATAACAAAGCTTAATGCCGCAGAAAAAGAAGAGGAG ATATACCGGAGGGCTACTGCTGCTTATGATGCTTTATCTACGAAATTAGGGGATCAATCCTTTCTTTTCGACGATAG CCCTACAGATGCTGATGCTCTTTTGCTTGGACATGTTCTTTTTGTCCTTAATGCATTACCT GCTTCATCTATGCTGCGAAGCTATTTGCAGAACTATGACAACTTGGTAAAGTATGCCGAGGATATCAAGGTCCAATTGGTGGAAGTTGGCTCATCATCAGCAGGATCAGCATCATCTGATCTGCCATCATCATCCACGCCCAGGAAAACATCATCTTCTGGACAAA GTTACAAGCCGAAACCCAAAGCTAAGAAGGAGCGGACAGAGGAGGAGAAGAAATCTAGGCGAAGAACAAAGTACTTCCTTGCGGCCCAACTCATCTCGGTTCTCGCCTTCCTGTCCATCATGGGTGGGGTCGATAGTTCTGAGCTAGACGATGACTACGATATGGAATATGAAGATTAA
- the LOC119339895 gene encoding uncharacterized protein LOC119339895: MATSLEEEQAAAAAAADNLDEEVEQREEGEEEATPVVLKKGPWTTAEDALLVNHVRQHGEGNWNAVQRITGLLRCGKSCRLRWTNHLRPNLKKGAFSPDEELLVAQLHAQLGNKWARMATHLPGRTDNEIKNYWNTRAKRRQRAGLPMYPPEVQLQLAITKRCRYTDFSPPQQSAGTNVLDATDAGYTSARPPPLDLAGQLAMANRPVQFLSQTPFSAPSSPWVKPSFARNARFFQFPHSSPVSPTTPELSLGHRLPGGDRTRFTPLSPSPGAKVELPSNQLRPASPATATADNGGGLGEDQQNLEAMLQELHDAIKIEPPKHVSGHAEQNGASGGNKSEGELLKDDDDIGTLFDMIIPKGFSMTEPAPPTVGPNHSGGSISQHGSDDHNVNLSVDHLPVMSSEQDWVLDGACQWNNMSGIC; encoded by the exons ATGGCGACATCACTGGAGGAGGAgcaggctgcggcggcggcggcggcagacaaTCTTGATGAGGAGGTGGAGCAGAGGGAAGAGGGCGAGGAGGAGGCCACACCGGTGGTGCTGAAGAAGGGGCCGTGGACGACGGCGGAAGACGCCTTGCTGGTGAACCACGTGCGGCAGCACGGCGAGGGCAACTGGAACGCCGTGCAGCGCATCACCGGGCTCCTGCGCTGCGGCAAGAGCTGCCGGCTGCGCTGGACCAACCACCTCCGCCCCAACCTCAAGAAGGGCGCCTTCTCGCCGGACGAGGAGCTCCTCGTCGCGCAGCTCCACGCCCAGCTCGGCAACAAGTGGGCCCGCATGGCCACCCAT CTCCCGGGAAGGACGGACAACGAGATCAAGAACTACTGGAACACGAGGGCGAAGCGGAGGCAGCGCGCCGGTCTGCCCATGTACCCGCCGGAGGTGCAGCTCCAGCTCGCGATCACCAAGCGCTGCCGGTACACCGACTTCTCGCCCCCGCAGCAATCAGCGGGAACCAATGTCCTGGATGCCACCGATGCGGGGTATACCAgcgcccgcccgccgccgctcgaCCTTGCCGGTCAGCTCGCCATGGCCAACCGGCCGGTGCAGTTCCTCTCCCAGACGCCCTTCTCCGCGCCGTCTTCCCCGTGGGTGAAGCCGTCGTTCGCGCGCAACGCGCGCTTCTTCCAGTTTCCGCATTCATCGCCCGTGTCGCCGACGACGCCGGAGCTGTCGTTGGGCCACCGCCTGCCCGGCGGCGACCGGACCCGGTTCACTCCTCTCTCTCCGTCTCCGGGAGCCAAGGTGGAGCTCCCTTCGAACCAATTGCGCCCGGCGTCACCAGCCACCGCTACAGCCGACAACGGCGGCGGCTTGGGCGAGGATCAGCAGAACCTCGAGGCGATGCTGCAGGAGCTGCATGATGCCATCAAGATCGAGCCGCCGAAGCACGTGAGCGGCCACGCCGAGCAGAACGGCGCCAGTG GTGGCAACAAATCGGAGGGCGAACTACTCAAAGATGATGATGACATCGGCACACTGTTCGACATGATTATACCGAAGGGCTTCTCGATGACGGAGCCCGCACCACCGACCGTGGGGCCCAACCACTCTGGCGGCTCGATCTCGCAACATGGCAGCGACGACCACAACGTCAACCTCAGTGTGGATCATCTCCCGGTCATGTCATCGGAGCAGGACTGGGTCCTCGATGGGGCCTGCCAGTGGAACAACATGTCCGGCATCTGCTGA